The Primulina eburnea isolate SZY01 chromosome 13, ASM2296580v1, whole genome shotgun sequence genome includes a region encoding these proteins:
- the LOC140809228 gene encoding polyadenylate-binding protein 2-like yields the protein MAAPVQMQPQVQVVNAVPSGGAPFVTSLYVGDLDANVTDSQLYDLFIQMGDVVSVRVCRDLTSRRSLGYGYVNYGNPQEAERAMEELNFTPLNGKPVRVMYSHRDPSMRRSGAGNIFIKNLDKDIDHKGLHDTFSAFGNILSCKVVTNSSGQSMGYGFVQYAGEESGQKAIEKLNGMLLNGKQVYVGPFLRKQEREMSVNKTIFNNVFVKNLSESTTEEDLKKTFGEFGSITSAAVMRNEDGTSRCFGFVNFDNAEDASRAVDSLNGLKFDNKEWYVGRAQKKSEREIELKHRFEQTVKETVDKSQGLNLYIKNLDDSISDEKLKELFSSFGSITSYKVMRDPKGISRGSGFVAFSSPDEASRALSEMNGKMIASKPLYVALAQRKEDRRARLQAQFAQMRPISVMPTATPRMPMYSPGGPGLGQQIFYGQPPPAMLPPQPGFGYQQQLVPGMRPGGPLMPNMFVSMVQQGPQGPRPGGRRSNGVPMQQGPVPVMQQPMLPRGRGYRYPPVRSIPDVSLQGMAGSMIPVPYEMGGMPLREAGISQPIPIGALASALANASPTEQRTMLGENLYPLVEQLEPEMAAKVTGMLLEMDQTEVLHLLESPEALKAKVAEAMDVLRNVSQQQAGNPADQLASLALND from the exons ATGGCGGCGCCTGTTCAGATGCAGCCTCAGGTCCAGGTGGTGAATGCGGTACCCTCTGGTGGTGCGCCGTTCGTGACGTCGCTTTACGTTGGTGATCTCGACGCGAACGTGACGGATTCGCAATTGTACGATTTGTTTATCCAGATGGGAGATGTGGTTTCTGTTAGGGTTTGTAGGGATTTGACTAGCCGACGTTCACTTGGATATGGCTATGTCAACTACGGCAACCCTCAAGAAG CTGAGAGAGCAATGGAGGAGCTGAACTTCACTCCTCTCAATGGAAAGCCGGTTAGGGTAATGTATTCTCATCGAGACCCTAGCATGCGTAGAAGTGGTGCTGGAAATATCTTTATTAAG AATTTGGACAAGGACATCGATCATAAAGGTCTTCATGATACATTTTCTGCATTTGGGAACATTCTCTCTTGCAAAGTGGTTACAAATTCTTCTGGTCAGTCGATGGGCTATGGATTTGTGCAATATGCTGGTGAGGAATCCGGTCAGAAGGCTATTGAGAAACTCAATGGCATGCTACTGAATGGAAAACAAGTCTATGTGGGACCATTCCTGCGCAAGCAAGAAAGAGAGATGTCGGTAAACAAAACAATATTTAATAATGTGTTTGTGAAGAATTTATCTGAATCAACAACTGAAGAAGATCTTAAGAAGACATTTGGTGAATTTGGATCTATAACTAGTGCGGCAGTGATGAGAAATGAAGATGGAACATCAAGATGCTTTGGATTTGTTAACTTTGACAATGCAGAGGATGCTTCTAGAGCTGTTGATTCTCTTAATGGCCTGAAGTTTGATAATAAAGAATGGTATGTTGGAAGAGCTCAGAAGAAATCTGAGAGGGAAATTGAATTGAAACATCGTTTTGAGCAGACTGTAAAGGAAACGGTCGACAAATCCCAAGGACTAAACCTGTATATCAAAAATCTTGATGATAGCATCAGTGATGAGAAGCTCAAAGAATTGTTCTCTTCATTTGGATCGATAACTTCATACAAG GTGATGCGAGATCCCAAAGGAATAAGCAGAGGGTCAGGATTTGTTGCATTCTCCTCACCTGATGAGGCCTCTAGAGCT ctTTCTGAAATGAATGGTAAGATGATTGCTAGCAAACCTCTTTATGTTGCCCTTGCTCAAAGGAAGGAGGATAGAAGAGCACGTTTGCAG GCTCAATTTGCTCAAATGAGGCCGATTTCGGTCATGCCTACTGCCACTCCTCGCATGCCTATGTACTCCCCTGGTGGCCCTGGCTTAGGGCAGCAAATATTTTATGGACAACCTCCGCCTGCCATGCTCCCACCCCAG CCTGGATTTGGGTATCAACAGCAGCTTGTTCCTGGTATGAGGCCTGGTGGGCCTCTCATGCCAAATATGTTTGTGTCTATGGTCCAACAAGGGCCTCAAGGTCCACGTCCTGGTGGTAGGCGTTCCAATGGTGTTCCTATGCAACAAGGCCCAGTTCCTGTTATGCAGCAGCCG ATGCTTCCTAGGGGGCGCGGCTATCGCTACCCCCCTGTGCGTAGCATTCCTGATGTCTCTTTGCAAGGGATGGCTGGAAGCATGATTCCTGTCCCTTATGAAATGGGTGGCATGCCGTTGCGTGAAGCTGGAATCTCTCAGCCCATTCCAATTGGCGCGTTGGCATCTGCTCTTGCAAATGCTTCACCCACAGAACAGCGGACG ATGCTTGGTGAAAATTTGTATCCACTTGTGGAACAATTGGAACCAGAGATGGCAGCCAAGGTGACAGGCATGCTATTGGAGATGGATCAGACTGAGGTTTTGCACTTGTTGGAGTCACCAGAGGCTCTTAAGGCTAAGGTTGCGGAGGCTATGGATGTCCTGCGAAATGTGTCTCAGCAGCAGGCTGGCAACCCTGCCGACCAATTGGCTTCTCTGGCTTTGAATGATTGA